In a genomic window of Cyprinus carpio isolate SPL01 chromosome A10, ASM1834038v1, whole genome shotgun sequence:
- the LOC109049799 gene encoding probable G-protein coupled receptor 21, translating into MNATELNHSTEPFCLLDIGYSQNFSSCLLEIAVILFLTVLIISGNLVVIFVFHCAPLLSHHTTSSFIQTMAYADLLVGVSCLIPSLSLLHHLEGVNEKLTCMVFSYMVCVLKSVSMASLACVSIDRYVAITRPLSYTALVTPCRLRTCITLIWLYSALIFLPSFFGWGKPGYHGDVFKSCSSWDTQPLFTAFIVAALYAPAAFTVCFTYAHIFRICRQHTRQISERRARFGPQDPEPGEQACKDKRYATVLFRITSVFYLLWLPYIIYFLLESAGIYHHAIASFITTWLAISNSFCNCLIYSLSNSAFRKGLKRLCLLCLQRRDTKKSLRDPPAPPRPACHV; encoded by the coding sequence ATGAACGCAACTGAGTTGAACCATAGCACAGAACCCTTCTGCCTGCTGGACATTGGCTACTCTCAGAACTTCAGCTCCTGCCTGCTGGAAATAGCTGTTATTCTCTTCTTGACAGTGCTCATCATCTCCGGAAACCTGGTGGTTATCTTTGTGTTTCACTGTGCCCCGTTACTCAGCCACCATACCACTAGCTCCTTTATACAGACTATGGCATATGCGGACCTCCTGGTTGGGGTCAGCTGTCTTATCCCCTCTTTGTCCCTCCTGCACCATCTGGAGGGTGTGAACGAGAAACTCACCTGCATGGTCTTTAGCTACATGGTCTGCGTGTTGAAGAGCGTCTCCATGGCCTCTCTGGCATGCGTTAGTATTGACCGTTATGTTGCCATCACCCGACCTCTTTCCTACACAGCTCTGGTCACACCATGCCGTCTTCGCACTTGCATTACCCTTATTTGGCTGTACTCGGCACTCATCTTTTTGCCCTCTTTTTTTGGTTGGGGCAAGCCGGGGTACCACGGTGATGTATTTAAATCCTGCTCTTCCTGGGACACCCAGCCcctttttacagcatttattgttgCAGCCCTCTATGCACCAGCTGCTTTCACAGTTTGCTTCACCTATGCCCATATCTTTCGGATCTGTCGGCAGCACACTCGGCAGATCAGCGAGCGAAGAGCTCGCTTTGGCCCACAGGATCCTGAGCCGGGAGAGCAAGCCTGCAAGGACAAACGCTATGCAACCGTGCTCTTCCGTATAACCAGTGTGTTCTACCTGCTTTGGCTACCCTACATCATTTACTTTTTACTAGAGAGCGCAGGGATATACCACCATGCCATTGCCTCATTCATTACCACATGGCTGGCGATTAGCAATAGTTTTTGCAACTGTCTCATCTAcagcctgtcaaacagcgcctTCCGCAAAGGCCTCAAGCGCCTCTGCCTGCTTTGTCTGCAACGTCGCGACACCAAGAAGTCCCTAAGAGATCCACCAGCACCTCCGCGCCCTGCTTGCCATGTGTAA